Below is a genomic region from Perca fluviatilis unplaced genomic scaffold, GENO_Pfluv_1.0 PFLUV_unplaced_scaf_151, whole genome shotgun sequence.
gagggttaaaccaatcacaatcgtctcgggCGATGCttagctccggacgcagcgacggtggctctgctaaactgtctcaggaaggaactagttGACACAATCAAgtaccgtgagctatttaaatgagctgatccatggttaaacctcattggctctcaccagtgtatctccgtgtgttcTCCGTCCAcaacaatcccaccaatcgctccccaaaacgtcccagttagaagAGGAAACGCCCTAAACACGTTCTCTGTAAATCTTAACAATCATACCCAGGAAGAACCGagcagacctgccttgttgcacgatccagtttttcctccaaacttgacattttcagcgtgtaagCTCCCTGGCTCGAAGTTTGTTGCAGTTTCCAGAAGCGGCCACacaccagaggtgtatagtccaggtgccagaaagtagaaatcctgtccagcagctgtcccaaccatcactaaaccagctcctctaccaggtagatgagccagttagtgaaaacacctgttctagatgtagaggcagatccaaaaacatggcaggatttttactttctggcacctggacgaTACACCTCTGCCACACACAAAGATGAAATGTACTCCCGTTGACCCAGACAGGGACCGTTTTACTGCACACAATACATACTTGCTTTTTCTAGCTCAAAGGAAAAGTCGAAACTAAACAAAAATTTCAAAAACGAATTCAAAATTCAACACTATGTAATAACGTTGCTCCCACAGGGCGTCCCTCTGGACACCAGCAAACTGCCTCTGGACCAGAGGCTTCCTCCGTACCCACTCAGCCAGTCgcaccagcaccagcaccaACCAGGCTCCCACCAGCCTCCCCCCGGCCTGCAGGGCTCCCAGCCTGGACAGCAACCCTCTCACATGAGCCAgcagcaccaccaccagcagctgcATCGCCTCCAGCAGACGCAGCAGACGCAGCAAATGCAGCAAATGCAGCAACagacgcagcagcagcagattcAGCAgatgcagcaacagcaacagtcACAGtccatgcagcagcagcagcagcagcagcagcagctccacctGCAGAACCTACGCAACTCACACAACCAGCAcgtgcagcagcagcaattTGAATCGGTCAGTAACAGTGGATGAAGAGATAAAGAGGAATCAGCTGTGCtagcctacatttacattgctatgtTTTAGTTCAACATCAAATATGTCTTGCTATACGCTTTACACCTGAAGTTTCTTAGCATCCTTGGCTTCATCtacaccagtggttcccaaccttgttttccttggcgccccccccttacttaaaggtattgtggaggattttctttttccgggtggatcatcaagactattggtcctcctagttgtcaatcattctggcgctatgtttacgtaaggctgtcgttacgtgctcgtccctagggtagttttcgctttctgcgcatgaatacttttAGGTGTATATGACtggtgagctacgagtgtctacgaaaggtacgacaagaagagaaaggcctctgaagaaagaaacaagaccggagtgtttttgggagaatgtttcacacgctggcgtgcgctaaaagcacaggttgggctctccactgatgcctcagtcgtgAAGTTTCTACtccacaggtaaagtttggcgtgctatttggagaaatccatttaaaatcactgctagtgaaagttgatgtaagctatgattagcgatgctagccctggcacaagtcacgcaccgcgcacacacggtaaacatctcaatttgtgaaaaagtgcaaatcttctttctgaaagtagcttgtatgagccatgccgacagcaacttgtaaacacgtttaataggccttccctctcgggagcagggAGAGTGTTgcacatgtgcattttttcaaaaagtggagagggcggatcttttctaaaattcgggaaaatcctccactataccttttaaGTCTAActtacgtttctccgccatgtctcattcataaaatagtgatgccgtggcggcaggaaagacgaggatggtagcagctaacagctaacagctaacagctagcagcagacctgatgacagcaagggtcccaggttaagaggtcccagagatttggcctactaagtagcctgcctccaattttaagcgagaacaaaatatacaatttttttttaaaaaaaaaaaatagtttttatacagacttctgtatacagtacaggccaaaagtttggacacaccttctcattcaatgcgtttcctttttattttcatgactatttacatttgtagattctcactgaagtcatcaaaactatgaatgaacacatatggaattatgtacttaacaaaaaagtgtgaaataactgaaaacatgtcttatattttagattcttcaaagtagccaccctttgcttttttattagtaagggaaaaacttccactaatgaaccctgacaaagcacacctgtgaaggtaaaaccatttcaggtgactacctcatgaagctcattgagagaacaccaaggggtttgcagagttatcaaaaagcaagggtggctactttgaagaatctaaaatataagacatgtttcagttctttcacactttttgttaagtacataattccatatgtgttcattcatagttttgatgccttcagtgagaatctaaatgtaaatagtcatgaaaataaagaaacacattgatgaGAAGGTGTTAATCAAACTTGCgtctgtactgtacattatatATTCCAGTGTATTACCATAATTTGTTTAGCgtgcaaaatatatatattttttaacctcTAACCAGATAAAGAGACTTGTGACACCCTGTGATCTTTGCGCCCCctaaggggtgcccggaccaGGTTAGGAACCACTGATCTACActactacattttggtttaaaagccaaacatctttgctgagttttcgCGCCTACGTCCACGCTACTCCggtgtttccgagcccctaaaacagGAGACATTTGCTTTGAAAACTGGTGGCGCACAAATGGAGACATTTTGGAAACCAGgacacagtcagtcagtcttatcggttaggtaggcTAGCGTACCTTTCAGTAACCGGTCATGTGATAGGCTTGCATGagtttacacacccatgctaaagttgactaaaagaggaataaaaatatcatcttttggaaattgattttaatgccttaatttaaaaaatgaggaaaaatccaacctttaaggacaccaattttctttgtgccAATGAATAATGcatcttaaataaataaatgttcttgcttaaaatagagtatcgatacagcatagtatcaaGATAAttttgtggcaatactgtatgtcGATACACAggcgccaagtatggatcttttatgatatatgtgttggtcagtctgtctgcttgacgatcacattttgcagcaatacaattgaagtgagctGAACAAATTGAGATGAAATTTATCTTTGTAGAtacaacagatgttgacaaagtttcctttttggggacatcatttgaaactgggaaaaatttgaagttggaaaaaagttaataaTTGCAATATGTATTGcggaatattgcaatatgttaaTCGCATAATATATTGTATCATTGACATAAGTTCGGGATGATGATCattatcgtgaggcctctggggaGTTCCCACCCCtactctatgggaatttaacatttaatgtatttattgatgatacattattcattcactaAAGAAAGTTGGTGTCCTaaaaggaatttttttttttttaattaattgcaATAAGATCAAtttcaaagatgttttttttttttttttttttttattcctctttttagtcaactttagcatggttAGTGTAAAGCTCATGCAAGCCACTGATCGTTGTCAGATGTGTTAATGTGGGCCGGAGATAAAGCTGGCTACTGGGGCTAAAACTCTAAGTGTGGACTGAGATGGTTTTTGTCTAAAAAGCGCTGCCTAAAAACTAAAGCGTAGCAAGCGCGTGGCTGTAGGCATACCTTTTGCAGTTGAAGCGCGTTACAAAGTGAttacgttgtgtgtgtgttgtgtgtgtctctcttcagcagcagcagcagcacacgcGAGCGAACTCACAGCAGATAAAGAGCGACGGCTGATGGATCAGTGCGTCCAGAGCTCCTCTCAGCATCCCGTCAAACAAACCGGGCAGCAGGCGAACCCAGCCAGTACCGACCTCTACAGCGTATGGTGACCGCGACGCCACGGGGAGCATTCCAGACGGGTTTAAAGTCATCTGGGctccactgaacacacacaaaaaaggccTACAGGCCTAGAAGGTCAAACGGAACATATTAGCGATAGGGAAACCAGGAAACAGCTTGTGGTGCTCTATCACTAGAGATCCGATCTGGCGTAAAAGCTCAAGAGTCTtccgtttatattttttcacgCTTGAGGGTGTAGGAGACCCTTcacacagaaatggatcataaaaGTGTCTATATTTAGTTTAAATCAAACTACCGATATACAGGAAAGCGTTAATGACTGTCAAGTAGCTATGTTTCCTCGACCTTTATCTGAATTAAGTGATCAGATGAAAAATGTCGCGATGGCCCTGCCGCGTGCAATAAGCaaccgcactaataagacaaccgcaGCCTAATAAGACCCTGCGCACTCAATAAGACAACCGCTtactaataagacaaccgcactaataagacacacgcactaataagacaaccgaCGCATAATAAGACAACCgcagcactaataagacaacgatactaataagacaaccgcactaataagacaacgcgcgttactaataagacaaccgcgCTAAATAAGACAAcaacgcactaataagacaaccgcgcactaataagacaaccacagcactaataagacaacgcgTACAGTAGAACTAACGATTAAATGGACcaccgcactaataagacaacaacgCATAATAAGACAACCGCACTAATGAATAACCGCACTAATGAACAAgccgcactaataagacaacgagtactaataagacaaccgcgctaataagacaaccgcgcactaataagacaaccgcgATACAAATAAGACAACGGCACTAATAAACCACAACctacgcactaataagacaaccgcactaataagacaaccgcactaataagacaaccatgcaaataaagacaacacgtgcaaataagacaacacgcactaataagacaaccgcgtgcaaaataagacaacacgcactaataagacaacatacTAATAAGACAACCACGTACAAATAAGACAAACCGCAAATAAGAcaacgcactaataagacaacacgctaataagacaaccgcactaataagacaacgcgCACTAATAAGACGCACGTTACAGAGACaaccacgcactaataagacaacagcgcactaataaaacaacacgtgcaaataagacaacaccacTAATAAAGAcaacgcactaataagacaaccacgcgctaataagacaacacgcgcaaataagacaaccgcAGCACTAATAagacgcactaataagacaaccacGCAATAAGACAACAACGTACAAATAAAGACAACACGAATGGaataacacacactaataagacaaccgcactaataagacaacgcaCGCAATAAGACAATACGCTACTAGAGACaaccgcactaataagacaacacgcactaataagacaacacgcgcaaataag
It encodes:
- the LOC120555071 gene encoding putative mediator of RNA polymerase II transcription subunit 12 (The sequence of the model RefSeq protein was modified relative to this genomic sequence to represent the inferred CDS: added 73 bases not found in genome assembly), which produces MGAETRRHHSKQFSPTISPTLSSITQGVPLDTSKLPLDQRLPPYPLSQSHQHQHQPGSHQPPPGLQGSQPGQQPSHMSQQHHHQQLHRLQQTQQTQQMQQMQQQTQQQQIQQMQQQQQSQSMQQQQQQQQQLHLQNLRNSHNQHVQQQQFESQQQQHTRANSQQIKSDG